From the Candidatus Binatia bacterium genome, one window contains:
- a CDS encoding SDR family oxidoreductase, translating into MRILITGGAGFIGSHLADRLLAEGHSVIAIDNLATGHPRNIEHLAGNEQFRFIKHDVVDYLYVEGELDVVLHLASLPSPVDYLKKPIPTLKVGALGTHKALGLARAKGALFMLASTSEVYGDPLVHPQPEDYWGNVNPVGPRGVYDESKRFAEAITMAYHRYHGLDTRIFRIFNTYGPRMRPDDGRVVTNFIAQALRGEALTIYDDGSRTRSFCYVSDLVDGILRLLACDEAEPVNLGNPNEMTILEFAQTVQKLTGGGSELIHVTPTDERTKDDPQVRRPDIGRAMERLGWSPQVALEDGLSKTVDYFRELLSRDRSN; encoded by the coding sequence ATGAGAATCCTGATTACGGGCGGCGCCGGCTTCATCGGGTCGCACCTCGCGGATCGGCTGTTGGCCGAGGGACATTCCGTCATCGCGATCGACAACCTGGCGACCGGCCATCCGCGGAACATCGAACACCTGGCAGGCAACGAACAGTTCCGTTTCATCAAGCATGACGTCGTCGACTATCTCTACGTCGAGGGTGAGCTCGACGTCGTGTTGCACCTGGCTTCGCTGCCCAGTCCTGTGGACTACCTGAAGAAGCCGATCCCGACGCTGAAGGTCGGGGCGCTGGGGACGCACAAGGCGTTGGGCCTAGCGAGGGCCAAGGGCGCGCTGTTCATGCTCGCGTCGACGTCGGAGGTCTACGGAGATCCGCTCGTCCATCCGCAGCCCGAGGACTACTGGGGGAACGTGAATCCGGTCGGCCCGCGCGGCGTCTACGACGAGTCGAAGCGCTTCGCCGAGGCCATCACGATGGCCTATCACCGCTACCACGGGCTCGACACGCGTATCTTCCGGATCTTCAATACCTACGGTCCGCGGATGCGGCCCGACGACGGGCGTGTGGTGACCAACTTTATTGCGCAGGCGCTGCGCGGGGAGGCCCTCACGATCTATGATGACGGGTCCCGCACGCGGAGCTTCTGCTACGTGAGCGACCTCGTCGATGGGATCCTGCGGCTGCTCGCGTGCGATGAAGCCGAGCCGGTGAATCTCGGGAACCCGAATGAGATGACGATCCTCGAGTTCGCGCAGACGGTCCAGAAGCTGACCGGCGGCGGCTCGGAGTTGATCCATGTGACCCCCACCGACGAACGCACGAAGGATGATCCTCAGGTTCGGCGGCCCGACATCGGGCGTGCCATGGAACGCTTGGGGTGGTCTCCCCAGGTCGCTCTCGAAGACGGGCTGAGCAAGACGGTCGACTACTTCCGCGAATTGCTCTCGCGCGATCGATCGAACTGA
- a CDS encoding NAD-dependent epimerase/dehydratase family protein, whose protein sequence is MKILVTGGAGFIGSNVSDALIAEGNDVVVVDDLSGGKRHQVPDAATFHQVDVRDAAGIREVFAKERPEVLVHHAAQMDVRRSVADPPFDAQVNVVGLLNLLEAGRGNGLRRVLFASSGGAGYGEQDEFPAPETHEIAPVSPYGVSKMASELYLSCYKAMYGLEYAAMRYANVYGPRQDPHGEAGVVAIFTQRVLAGESSTINGDGKQTRDYVFVSDIVRGNVLLSKSNWSGSVNFGTGIETDVNQLYAGICEACGKDLPAEHGAAKPGEQSRSAISPKLAGEVLSWRPETSLPDGLRQTAEFFRNRDA, encoded by the coding sequence ATGAAGATCCTGGTAACGGGCGGAGCTGGGTTCATTGGATCGAACGTGTCGGACGCGTTGATTGCCGAGGGCAACGACGTCGTCGTGGTGGACGATCTGTCGGGCGGCAAACGTCATCAGGTTCCGGACGCGGCGACGTTCCATCAAGTGGACGTACGTGATGCGGCGGGCATTCGTGAGGTCTTTGCGAAGGAGAGGCCCGAGGTCCTCGTGCACCATGCCGCGCAGATGGACGTGCGACGCTCGGTGGCCGATCCGCCCTTCGACGCGCAAGTGAACGTTGTCGGTCTGCTGAACCTTCTCGAAGCCGGGAGGGGGAATGGGCTGCGTCGCGTGCTCTTCGCTTCGTCGGGTGGGGCGGGCTATGGCGAGCAAGACGAGTTTCCCGCTCCCGAGACGCACGAGATCGCGCCCGTGAGTCCGTACGGCGTGAGCAAGATGGCAAGTGAGCTCTATCTCTCGTGCTACAAGGCGATGTACGGCCTGGAGTACGCGGCGATGCGCTACGCGAACGTCTACGGGCCCCGTCAGGATCCGCATGGCGAAGCCGGCGTCGTGGCGATCTTCACGCAGCGCGTACTCGCGGGAGAGTCCTCGACGATCAATGGCGACGGGAAGCAGACCCGTGACTACGTGTTCGTCAGTGACATCGTCCGTGGGAACGTGTTGCTCAGCAAGAGCAACTGGTCCGGCTCGGTCAACTTCGGAACGGGAATCGAGACCGACGTGAATCAGCTCTACGCGGGGATCTGCGAGGCGTGTGGCAAGGACCTCCCTGCCGAGCACGGGGCCGCCAAGCCCGGGGAGCAGAGCCGTAGTGCGATTTCCCCGAAACTTGCGGGCGAGGTGCTCTCTTGGCGCCCCGAGACGTCGCTCCCAGACGGGCTCCGGCAGACGGCGGAGTTCTTCCGAAATCGAGACGCCTGA
- the lepA gene encoding translation elongation factor 4, whose product MDPARIRNFSIIAHIDHGKSTLADRLLETTGTVTSRDMQAQLLDDMDLERERGITIKARSVRLTYLARDGQEYILNLIDTPGHVDFAYEVSRSLTACEGAILVVDAAQGVEAQTLANVYLALDHDLEIIPVLNKIDLPSADPDRVCQEIEDVIGLDASDAVRASAKQGIGIEEILERVVEKVPAPTGNKEGPLQALIFDSWFDPYHGAVILVRVVNGEVKTGDRVRLMAAERDYDVTRLAVLAPGPTQVQSLGPGEVGILMASIKEIAHAQIGDTVTLVKPSAPLPLPGFQAVKAMVFSGLYPADTKQYEALRTAVEKLKLNDSSFSYEPESSLALGFGFRCGFLGLLHMEIVQERLEREFGLTLITTAPTVAYQVTTTAGEVIAVDSPAKLPPPTNIEKIEEPIIHATIHVPSEYLGGVLKLCEEKRGEQKGIRYAGENRAVLTYEIPLNEVVVDFYDRLKSVSKGYASLDYELQGFIPSDLVKLDVRINGDIVDALSLIVHRDRAYPRGRELALKMKELIPRQMFEVAIQASIGTKIVARETVKAMRKNVTAKCYGGDISRKRKLLEAQKEGKKRMKQVGRVEIPQEAFLAVLKVEN is encoded by the coding sequence ATGGACCCGGCTCGCATCCGCAATTTCTCGATCATCGCCCACATCGACCATGGGAAATCCACCTTGGCCGATCGGCTCCTCGAGACCACGGGCACGGTGACGTCCCGAGACATGCAGGCGCAGCTCCTCGATGACATGGATCTCGAGCGAGAGCGCGGCATCACGATCAAGGCGCGGTCCGTCCGCCTCACGTACCTGGCGAGAGACGGCCAGGAGTACATCCTGAACCTGATCGACACCCCCGGGCACGTCGACTTCGCTTATGAGGTCTCGCGCAGCCTCACGGCGTGCGAAGGCGCGATCCTGGTCGTCGACGCGGCGCAGGGAGTCGAAGCGCAGACACTCGCGAACGTCTACCTCGCCCTCGATCACGATCTCGAGATCATTCCCGTTCTGAACAAGATCGATCTTCCGTCTGCCGATCCCGATCGTGTTTGTCAGGAGATCGAAGACGTCATCGGGCTCGACGCGAGCGACGCGGTTCGCGCGAGCGCGAAGCAGGGCATCGGCATCGAGGAGATTCTCGAACGGGTCGTCGAGAAGGTCCCGGCGCCGACCGGCAACAAGGAGGGGCCGCTCCAGGCGCTCATCTTCGACTCGTGGTTCGATCCGTACCACGGTGCGGTCATCCTGGTGCGCGTCGTGAACGGCGAGGTGAAGACCGGAGACCGGGTTCGATTGATGGCGGCCGAGCGCGACTACGACGTCACGCGACTGGCCGTTCTCGCGCCCGGCCCCACGCAGGTCCAAAGCCTCGGTCCCGGTGAAGTCGGAATCCTGATGGCTTCGATCAAGGAGATCGCGCACGCGCAGATCGGCGACACGGTCACGCTCGTGAAGCCGTCGGCGCCGCTGCCGCTACCGGGCTTCCAGGCCGTGAAGGCGATGGTGTTCAGTGGGCTCTACCCGGCGGACACCAAGCAGTACGAGGCGCTCCGCACCGCGGTCGAGAAGCTCAAGCTGAACGATTCGTCGTTCTCGTACGAGCCCGAGAGCTCGCTCGCGCTGGGCTTCGGTTTTCGCTGCGGCTTTCTGGGCCTGCTGCACATGGAGATCGTGCAGGAGCGGCTCGAACGCGAGTTCGGCCTCACCCTCATTACGACCGCCCCCACCGTGGCTTACCAAGTCACGACGACCGCGGGAGAAGTGATCGCGGTGGACAGCCCGGCGAAGCTCCCGCCACCGACCAACATCGAGAAGATCGAAGAGCCCATCATTCACGCGACGATCCACGTCCCGTCGGAGTACCTGGGCGGCGTCCTCAAGCTCTGTGAGGAGAAGCGCGGCGAGCAGAAGGGGATCCGCTACGCGGGCGAGAACCGCGCGGTGCTGACCTACGAGATCCCCCTGAACGAAGTCGTCGTGGACTTCTACGATCGCCTGAAATCCGTCTCGAAAGGCTACGCCTCGCTCGACTACGAGTTGCAGGGATTCATTCCCAGTGATCTGGTCAAGCTCGACGTTCGGATAAATGGAGATATCGTCGACGCCCTCTCGCTCATCGTGCACCGCGACCGCGCTTACCCGCGCGGCCGGGAGCTCGCACTCAAGATGAAGGAACTCATACCGAGGCAGATGTTCGAGGTCGCCATCCAGGCGTCGATTGGGACGAAGATCGTCGCCCGCGAGACCGTGAAGGCGATGCGCAAGAACGTGACCGCGAAGTGCTACGGCGGCGACATCAGTCGGAAGCGGAAGCTCCTGGAAGCACAGAAGGAAGGTAAGAAGCGGATGAAGCAGGTCGGACGTGTGGAGATTCCGCAGGAGGCCTTCCTGGCGGTCCTGAAGGTGGAAAATTGA
- the lepB gene encoding signal peptidase I has protein sequence MKSTFREYAEALIVALALALFIRTFFVQAFKIPSGSMLPTLQIGDHLLVNKLLYGIRVPVIGTRFLSFFEPEEGDIIVFVYPEDRDKDFIKRIVGAPGDVIEIRQKQLYRNGKAVDRSDEPYAQYTKGVEPGVRDNFGPVTVPEGHVFVMGDNRDHSFDSRFWGFVPFEDIKGKAFIIYWSWNGEETWVRFERLGSLVR, from the coding sequence GTGAAGTCGACCTTTCGCGAGTACGCCGAGGCACTGATCGTCGCCCTGGCGCTGGCCCTGTTCATCCGGACCTTTTTCGTCCAGGCCTTCAAGATCCCCTCGGGGTCCATGCTTCCGACCCTCCAGATCGGCGACCACCTCCTGGTCAACAAGCTCCTGTACGGGATTCGGGTCCCGGTCATCGGAACCCGATTCCTGAGCTTTTTTGAACCGGAAGAGGGGGATATCATCGTCTTCGTCTACCCGGAGGACCGCGACAAGGACTTCATCAAGCGAATCGTGGGAGCGCCGGGCGACGTCATCGAGATTCGACAAAAGCAGCTATACCGGAACGGAAAAGCGGTCGATAGATCCGACGAACCCTATGCCCAGTATACGAAGGGGGTGGAACCCGGTGTCCGAGACAACTTCGGCCCGGTTACGGTGCCCGAAGGGCACGTTTTCGTCATGGGCGACAATCGCGATCATAGCTTCGACTCGCGGTTTTGGGGCTTCGTCCCGTTTGAGGACATCAAGGGTAAGGCATTCATCATCTATTGGTCATGGAACGGCGAGGAGACCTGGGTACGCTTTGAGCGCCTGGGTAGCCTGGTTCGCTGA
- a CDS encoding nucleotide sugar dehydrogenase, giving the protein MQLSEKLTSRSAKVAVIGLGYVGLPLTMEMAEAGFTVVGIDADPRKVKEINEGNSYIPDVPTEVLAKHVSEGRLSATTDPSALADVDTISICVPTPLSKTKDPDVSYILDAVASIKKHLRAGQLIVLESTTYPGTTDELIRAELENDQLRAGREFYLAFSPERIDPGNKTHGTRNTPKVVGGITPRCTELAVALYSQFIETVVPVSSARTAEMVKLLENTFRSVNIALVNELASMCDVLRVDAYEVIDAAATKPFGFLPFYPGPGLGGHCIPIDPHYLAWKLKAHDFTARFIALAAEVNQQMPQLVVEKVTAGLNHHGRSVKGSRILALGVAYKKDVSDMRESPALSVIKLLEDRGARVSYHDPYVPELVLESGSMACVPLSEDTLRLADCAVILTDHNAFDIPWITSCSRLVVDTRNATRGLEGRFSERIIKLGAPDPFANPVKLAESA; this is encoded by the coding sequence ATGCAGCTGAGTGAAAAGCTAACGTCGCGAAGTGCGAAGGTCGCAGTCATCGGCCTGGGGTATGTCGGGCTTCCCCTGACGATGGAAATGGCCGAAGCCGGCTTCACCGTGGTGGGCATCGATGCCGACCCGCGTAAGGTCAAAGAGATCAACGAGGGGAACTCGTACATTCCGGACGTTCCCACTGAGGTCCTGGCCAAGCACGTCAGCGAGGGGCGGCTCTCGGCGACGACCGACCCTTCGGCGCTTGCCGACGTCGACACGATCAGCATCTGTGTTCCGACGCCGCTGTCCAAGACCAAGGACCCCGACGTCTCGTACATCCTCGACGCCGTCGCCTCGATCAAGAAGCACCTCCGAGCGGGCCAACTCATCGTCCTCGAGAGCACGACGTATCCGGGTACGACGGACGAGCTGATCCGCGCAGAGCTCGAAAACGATCAGCTGAGGGCTGGTCGCGAGTTCTACCTCGCGTTCTCGCCCGAGCGCATCGACCCAGGCAACAAGACGCACGGCACGCGCAACACGCCGAAGGTCGTCGGTGGGATCACGCCGCGCTGCACCGAACTCGCAGTGGCGCTGTACTCGCAGTTCATCGAGACGGTCGTTCCGGTTTCGTCGGCGCGCACCGCCGAGATGGTGAAGCTTCTCGAGAACACGTTCCGCAGTGTGAACATCGCCCTGGTGAACGAACTCGCGTCGATGTGCGACGTCCTCCGCGTGGATGCCTACGAGGTCATCGACGCCGCGGCCACGAAGCCGTTCGGATTCCTTCCGTTCTACCCGGGACCCGGTCTGGGCGGTCACTGCATTCCGATCGATCCGCACTACCTCGCCTGGAAGCTGAAGGCGCACGACTTCACGGCCCGCTTCATTGCGCTCGCCGCAGAGGTTAATCAGCAGATGCCTCAGCTCGTGGTCGAGAAGGTCACGGCCGGCCTCAATCATCACGGCCGATCGGTAAAGGGCTCCCGGATTCTCGCGCTCGGTGTCGCTTACAAGAAGGACGTGAGCGACATGCGTGAGTCGCCGGCCCTCTCTGTCATCAAGCTGCTCGAGGACCGTGGCGCGCGTGTGAGCTATCACGATCCGTACGTCCCAGAGCTGGTGTTGGAGTCGGGTTCGATGGCCTGCGTACCGCTCTCGGAGGATACGCTGCGGCTCGCGGACTGCGCCGTGATTTTGACGGACCACAACGCCTTCGACATCCCGTGGATTACTTCGTGCTCGCGCCTCGTGGTCGACACGCGGAACGCTACGCGCGGGCTGGAAGGCCGTTTTTCCGAGCGCATTATCAAGCTCGGTGCGCCGGATCCATTCGCGAATCCGGTAAAGCTCGCCGAGTCCGCCTGA
- a CDS encoding S1 RNA-binding domain-containing protein, with protein sequence MPADKGPTEAAGPQIVRGRIAGLVKGGFEVETDRGPGFCSLSQIDARRVTDASSFLHREFDFAVLGTPDDSSRLKLSRRKLLEREARERTSDLRRQIVAGAVLSGRVSRLTDFGAFIDLGGIEGMVHVSEVSHRRIEKPADVLEVGQVVDVRVLRVGNDSKDQKDQKDSKDQKGGKDQKGGKGGKGRRAGRSTGRIGLSIKGAQEDPWTRAADQFQPWQVADGRILRVSEFGAFVELAPGLEGLLHDSELPKGALAKLEEASKGGALMAVLVLDVDLVRHRISLAPAPGGLAAGERVEPLPLKAGTNVTGRVEEVQAGAVLVRLGPGQLGVIPNAEMGTPRGADHKAEFPRGTEIEAEVARVEAGGRRARLSRKRAQRREEQEEIARHSQSQSIESLSTFGDLLQSARAKKGS encoded by the coding sequence ATGCCCGCAGACAAGGGTCCAACAGAAGCAGCCGGCCCGCAGATCGTGCGGGGTCGGATTGCCGGCTTGGTAAAGGGCGGCTTCGAAGTCGAGACCGACCGCGGCCCCGGGTTCTGTTCGCTCTCGCAGATCGATGCGAGGCGGGTAACCGATGCGTCCTCCTTCCTGCATCGAGAGTTCGATTTCGCGGTCCTCGGCACGCCCGACGATTCGTCGCGGCTGAAGCTCTCTCGACGCAAACTCCTCGAGCGCGAGGCGCGTGAGCGCACGAGCGATCTGCGACGTCAGATCGTCGCCGGGGCGGTCCTGAGTGGACGCGTCTCTCGATTGACCGACTTTGGCGCCTTCATCGACCTGGGCGGCATCGAGGGAATGGTCCACGTGTCCGAGGTCTCCCATCGGCGGATCGAGAAGCCGGCGGATGTGCTGGAGGTCGGCCAGGTGGTCGACGTTCGGGTGCTTCGCGTCGGCAACGACTCGAAGGACCAGAAGGACCAGAAGGACTCGAAGGACCAGAAGGGCGGGAAGGACCAGAAGGGCGGGAAGGGTGGGAAGGGGCGCCGAGCGGGGCGGTCCACAGGGCGGATCGGGCTCAGCATCAAAGGGGCACAGGAAGATCCGTGGACCCGCGCCGCCGATCAATTCCAGCCGTGGCAGGTGGCCGACGGTCGGATCCTGCGGGTCTCGGAGTTCGGGGCGTTCGTAGAGCTGGCTCCGGGGCTGGAGGGCTTGCTGCACGACAGCGAGCTCCCGAAGGGCGCTCTGGCTAAGCTGGAAGAGGCCTCGAAGGGCGGCGCGCTCATGGCTGTCCTGGTCCTCGACGTGGACCTGGTACGTCACCGGATTTCGCTCGCGCCGGCGCCCGGAGGGCTGGCTGCCGGCGAGCGGGTAGAGCCGCTGCCGCTGAAGGCTGGCACGAACGTCACCGGTCGAGTCGAAGAGGTCCAGGCCGGGGCCGTTCTTGTACGGTTGGGGCCCGGCCAACTCGGCGTGATCCCGAATGCGGAGATGGGTACGCCGCGTGGGGCGGACCACAAAGCCGAGTTCCCGCGCGGGACGGAGATCGAGGCCGAGGTCGCGCGAGTCGAAGCCGGCGGGCGGCGCGCGCGCCTTTCGCGCAAGCGGGCCCAACGCCGGGAAGAGCAGGAGGAGATCGCGCGCCACTCTCAGAGTCAGTCCATCGAGAGTCTTTCCACGTTTGGCGACCTGCTGCAGAGCGCCCGGGCCAAGAAGGGGAGTTGA